CAGCCATTAGTGTAAACTTCCGCAGAAATTGGGTGCGTGGGCGAAGAAGCGGCCAGTACATAAACAATCAGGGATTCGTTCCAGCCTTTAACGGGAAGGCCAATCTCAAATTTATAAGAAGGCGACCAGTGCCAGTAAAGCACATTCTGCCCGTTAGTGTACCAGTCCCACTCTACATTTTCCCATAAAGTGGTAATTCGCTCATCAATTTGGGCATCGTCGAAATATTCACGGTTGATCAACAGGCCCTGCATCAAAAATGCGGTTTCCACAAGATCACCGCCGTTATCCAAATTGCTAAAAGGTCTTGTCTTAGCAGTATTCCCCATGTACCAGTGAGAAAACGCCCCGTGATAGGTTGGCACTTCCTCCAGGAAACTCAAAATTTTGTCTAACCTGCTTAAAGCTTCAGCTTCACTAATCCAGCCGCGTTCTACCGCCGTAGGAAATGATGCCAGACCAAAACCTGTGCCCCCGGTGGTGACTATATGCGGCGCATCGCCGCCATAGGCATCATTTTGAGACCTTTCGCGGGCCATGCCGCTGTTGGGTTCGGCAAAATCCCAGAAATAGTTGAAAGTGCGCTCCTGTACCAGGTCCAGCAGTTCTTCATCGGTCAATTGTGGCACCGGTTCTTCGCCATTACCAGGGTCAGGAATGTAGGGTTCCTGATATCCCGGGCCCGAATCATCTGAACAGGCAAGGAAAAGCACGACAATATTCAGCAGGGAAAAGTATTTTAGAAGACTTTTCATTTAGTAGGGGTTTGGAAAATTTTAGAAAAACACTCCTCAAAAATGCCATTTTTGAGGAGTGTTTTGGCTTATGATCAATTATTCATATCGGCTTCGATTTCCTCTTCTGTTAGAGCAACCCGGTAGAAACGCAGGTCGTCTATAGCACTTTGATCTGAAAGGTGGTTCCATTCCACGAAACGCGGAGCACCAGACATTACCGAAACAAGATCGGCACCGGTCCAGTCAACCCCTCCGGTAACGGGAGCTTCGGTTGCAAGATCTCCATTGATGTAGATCCTGCTTTTGTTTTCGGTAATCACAAATCCGATATGCACCCATTCCCCGGCCGCCGGATCTATCAATCCGCCGTCATTCCAGCTATTCCCGTTCCCGGTTCCAACACTTGCCTTAATTCGCTGACTGTCGCCAGATGCTTCCCTAAATAACTGGAAGCCTTTGGTGAGGTTGTTTTTATTAGCCCCTTCAGGATTTACGGCGCTAATGGAAATTATACCCGCACGATCTGGGCTGGCATTGACCTTGTACCAGAAAGTAGCACTGAACTCTTCGTCTAAAAGATTTTGTGAAGGGAAGGTCAAATAAGCGCCATCGGCCCCTAGATAAGCATCACTTCCTTCTTTGGCATCTTGTGTGAACTTAGGAGACCCAACCACATTAATGCTTCGGCCGGAGACCTGTTCGTTGTAATTTCCGTCAAAAGGCAGGTAAAGGGATATATCTTCGGAAGGAGGGTTCACCATCAGGCTTACTTCTTCCGCAGTCATTGCCTCATCAAAGATCCTTAATTCATCGATAAGACTTGTATCTGAATTATGGCCCCAACCATCGAAGTTTAACCCTGAGCCTATCACAAGGTTTTCAACCCCTGTCCAATCTATAGCAACATTATCAAGCGTAGTGGCTCTTACGAGAACGCCATTAAAATAAATTGCTGTTCCTGTTGGGGAAACCGTAACGGAAATATGCGTCCATTCGGGTTCTACGGTAGAAAGAGTACCGCCATCGTTCCAGATATCACTCTCACCGGTACCTACATTTAACTTCACTACCTGGGCATCGGTGCCAGCAGGTTCTCTAAATAACCTGAAGCCCTGATTTCTATCACTGTCATCGGTCGCTGTTAAAATTCCGGCTCTCTCTGTGGCAGGATCCATCTTGTACCAGAATGCAAGAGTGAACTCATCTTCAAGCTCTGCAAGAGGTATCGTGAGGTAAGAATCTACAGCCCCCTCATAGGAGCCAGTTCCTTCTTTGGCCTCATCTGAAAATCCCGGGTCTCCAACCTGAGTGGGCTCTTCCAGCTCTATAAGTTCCATAAAGCTTTTATCAAAAGCCATGTAGAATATCTCGTTTTCAAAAACAGGCGTATATGGAGGTTCTTTGCTGAAGGTTGTGGTTTGCACGGTTTCTTTACCTTCAATATCTGTAGCCCTAACTGTCACTGTATGCTCACCCATTGAAAGCCCTTCAAAAGTGACTTTTTTGAGCGCTATACGGTAATCGGTGAATTCGGTAAAGGTTTCTACCTCCTGCCCATCTACAAGAACCACGATCTCCTGGATCTCTATGTCATCTTCAACTTCAAGATCTATGGTAATATTAGAAAGCTCTGAAGCTTCTTTAATCACGGTGCCCTGCTGGGGGTATTTTATATTGACCTGGGGAGCTCCTTCATCCTGCCCGGGTTCTACCCTGGTGATTGGGTCAATCCCTTCACGCTCACAACCTGCCAGGATAAACAAGAAGGCAAGAAAGCCGAAAATTCTTATATTTAAATTTTTCATTTTTACCTGTTTAAAGTTGATAATACATCATTAAGTGCCGTATTAGTATCTACGTTGGTAGCTTCTAAAGGCAAGGCGTCAACCTGTGCCTGTGGATAAGGCAGGTACTCATCTGCGGCGGTGAATGTTCTGCCATCGTAGCTTAGTTCCTGGTATTTGTCAAGACGAATCATATCGTAATACCTTATTCCCCATTCCATGGCGAGTTCGGCAAATTTTTCATCGAGCACCTGTTCAGTAGTAACGCCTGAAAGTGCCGGCATATCTGCACGTTCCCTCACCAGGTTTACGGCCTCATCGGCAGGAATTGCGGTAGCGCTTGCGCCCCTGGTCACTGCTTCGGCATACATGAGCAGGATTTCGGCATATCTTATCACGATAAAGTTCTTACCGGCCCCGTAATTATTACGCCCATCGGTAAGCTGTACAGATGGTAAATAATGTTTTCCGCTGGCAAAATCTGCTCTTACATAGTTGTTGATCACATCATCGGAAGGTGTCACATTGCTAACAAACGAAGGGATGGTATAGCCCTCTGCCTGCAGTTCTGCGATTCCTTCGGGAGTGAACAACACGCTGGTTTCAAGACGTACGGTTTCATTCCTGTCAATCATAAAGCCAATGAACTTGTTGCTTGGCTCATAGAAGCCCCATCCTGCTTCGGCATTCTCTCTCGCAGGATCCCAGTTTTGTGGCCCGAAAGGCGCATAGAGATGGTAGAAAGCCTCTCCCGACTCAGAGCCATAATCTGAATATTGAAGCTCAAGTAAGCTTTCATTGCTCAATTCTCCCGGCTTCTTAAACAGCTGATAAAAATCTGGGTAAAGAGAAAACAAACCTGAATTTATGATAGCCCCTGTAGCCTCGGCCACGGCCTGGTAATTCTGAAGTTCCTGTTCAGCGAGGGCTTTCATAGCATAAGCGGTGTAACGGGTAATTCCTCCCGGCAGGTCTGTACGTTGATTTGGTCTTGCATCCGGAAGAAGCGGTATCACCTCCTCCATTTCACTGGAGATAAACTGCATCACTTGATCTTTTGTCGCAACTCCCTGCTCCAGTTCGGCTTCAGGCTGATTTGAAGTAATAATGAAAATGTCTTCCCAGTTCCTGGCCAGGTTGAAATGAAGCCAGGCCCGTATTACCTTGATTTCGGCAATGTACTGTTCGCCACGGGCAAAATCTGTTTCATTGGCATATTCCATGAAGTTTTCTATCTGCAAAATTGCAGTATTCATGTTGATGATGTCATTGTAATGGGAATTCCAAACCTGGTTGTACATCCAGAAATCTTTGTCGTAATTGAAAAGATCGGTTTCGGTATAAAGAGGCTGGTCACCCAGACCTCCCGAATTCACATCATCACCGCGCACTCCCAGCAGCAAAGGCTCTTCCCAGCCAAGACTGCTAATTTCATAATAGGCGCCAATTAAAGGGTCTATCATCTGGCTGGCATCGGTGTAATCAATGTCTCCCGTATTGAGCTGACCTTCCTGCGTATCGAGTTTATCGGAACAGGAGCTTACTGCCAGTGCCAAAACCAGTACAGAAAGATGGATTAATATATTTTTTGAAGTTTTCATTTCGTCTGTCAATTAAAATTTAACATTTATTCCCACTGTATAGATTGATGGCACCGGATAGGTTTGTCTATCTACACCATCGGGCACTTCAGGAGTAAATCCGTTATAGTCGAAGAAAGAGAAAGGCCTTTCAGCGGTAACATAAACCCGCATCCATGGGAAATCTTCCTGTTCTACGGTATAGCCGAGCTGCATGGTTTGAATTCTGAAGAAATCTCCATCCTCAACCCAAAAGTCACTTAGGCGCTGGTTCCATGCCTTGCGCATCCCGGCAGCAGAAGGGTAGATATTGCTTGTGCCTTCCCCATGCCATCTGTTAATGGCCAGGTCGGCATCCATATTGGTATCATTGGTGAAAATAATTTCCCCCCTTCTTCTGTTAAGGATCTTATTCCCTGCCTGTCCGTAAAAGCTCATGGAAAAATCGAAAGCTTTGTAGTTCATCGAAATATTACCTCCGTAAGTGAAGTCGGGCAGGAATGATCCTAATACCACCCTGTCTTCATCGGTAATCATTCCGTCGTTGTTTTGATCTCTGTAAATAAGATCTCCGGGAACCAGGTTGTTATTTACTGCAATAGGATCGGCATCAATTTGCGCCTGATTTTGGTAAACCCCTACTCTTTCATAGCCGTAAAACCCAAAAAGAGGACCACCTTCAATAGTTCTCTGGCGGAATTCTGCCGAGCCGGAATCTATGTATCCTCTCTCGTCTTCAATTTGGGTAGCTTCATTTTTAAGGGTGGTGAAGTTTGCTCCTATAGAAAATTCAAAATCTTCTCCAATCTCACCAAAGTAGTTACCGCTGAATTCAAGACCCTGGTTTCTGATTACTCCAGAATTTCTCTCTATGCTTTTGTCTACAATAGGAATATAAACCGGAAGAATGGCATTTTCGGTATCCCTGATGTAATAATCGGCAGTAAGAGACAGCCTGTTTTCCAGAACTTCAAGATCAACCCCAAAATTAAGTTCTTCTATGACCTCCCAGGTATTGTTGGAGAAAACACTGGTAGAGACGATCCCGGTGCGCGGGTTATCGCCAAAGGGCGCAGAAACAACATCAATAGTATTGGAACCGGCGCTGGCAGCAACATTGTCATTACCAAGTTTACCCCAGGCAGCACGTAATTTCAGAAAATCTATAACGCCTACATTATCCATAAAATTTTCTTCGGAAATTACCCATCCTAAACCAACGGAAGGGAAATATCCCCATGGATCAAGTGTAAATTTCGAAGATCCGTCGGCTCTGTAGGTTCCATAGAGCAGGTACCTGTCCATAAAGCTGTAGGAAACCCTTCCAAAATAGGACATTCCGTAATATCTTTTTCCTATTTCTTCCACGTTATTATTGAAAGATTCCGGATCGGCAAAATTCAGGTACCAGCTTGATTCCAGGCCTATCCCCCTAATTCTTTCACCTGTTGCCTCAAATTCATTTGAAGCCTCATCTCTAAAGGAAGTACCCACCATGGCTGTAAACCTGTGGTCTCCAATCTGGTCTTTGTAAGTTAAGACGTTATCCCAATACTGGTTGGAGAAAGTGTTGTTTTCCCTTTTAATTGAAGACTGAACTTCATAGTTATTACCCAGAGTATATGGGAGGTTGACATAACGTTCTTCCAATGCAGAGAAGTTATGGCTGTAAGTGGTTTTTAAATCCAGCTTATCTTCAATGATCTCATACTGAAAATCCATAGTAGCCAACAGCTTCCTGATCTTAAGACGATCTTCATTAAATCTTGTGATTGGAAGCGGGTTTTGGGTGTTCCGGTAGCCCAAAAGCTGGGCATTAGCATATCTCACAGGTGAAGCTGCAGTGTTGAGAGGGTCAAAAACCGGAAGTATGGGTACCGCGAAATATGCATTGAACCAGGCAGCATTATCGGGCTGAAACTGGGTGGCATTACTAAATACCATGTTCACACTGGTTTTGAACCTGTCGGTAATATCCACATCCATTTTAGAACGAATGTTAAACCTTTCATACTCGTTCTTCATATCGAGGATACCTTCCTGAGCAAAATAATTGGCACCAACCGAATAGGTTACATTATCTCCCCCACCCGAAACACCAATACTGTGGCTTTGAATAAGGCCTTCTCTTAAAATCTCATCATACCAGTCGGTATTCACATCGGGAACATTGGGGTTAACCCTGCTGCGCCCAAAGCGTTGCATGGCATTAAGAACGAACTGGATATCTGCCTGTGACCCCGATTCGTAAACCATGGTGGTGAACTGTTCGGCATTAGCCATTTTCACAACGTCCTGAGCTCTCTGCACCCCGGTATAACCGTCGTATTCAAACTGAGGTTTCTGGTTTATACGCCCAGATTTGGTCTCCACAATAATAACCCCGTTTGCAGCCCTTACCCCGTAAATGGCTGAAGAGGATGCATCTTTTAACACGTTGATAGATTTGATGTCTTTTGTGCTTAAGAAGTCAATATTGTCATAAAGGGCACCATCAACTACATAAAGCACATTGGTACCACTTGTGTAGGTACCAAGACCCCTCACCCTCACGTTGGGCGAATTACCCGGAGATCCAACAGAGGTAATTTGCACCCCTGCCACTTTTCCCTGTAAGGACTGCATGACGTTTGAAGTGGGCGTTTTTTCAATTTCTTCAGACTCTACGGTAACAATTGAACCGGTAAGATCGGCTTTTCGCTGGGTACCGTATCCCACCACCACGACTTCATCTAAAGCAGCGGCGTCTTCTTCTAAAGTTATCTGATAATCATTCGCCCCAACCACAGGTAATTCCTGAGGCTTAAATCCTAAAAAAGTAATTCTGAAGGTATCACCTTCAACCACTCCTTCAAGAGCAAAATTTCCATCGAAATCGGTAATATCAAAAATATTCTTACCAATCACCTTCACCTCTGCACCCGGTAAAGGCATACCATCGGGCCCAACAATGGTACCCGTAATAGTTTTTGGTTGTTGGGCAAATCCAATTCCGCAGAACAGGAGCGCCAAAAATGTGAGTAATAATTTAATTTTCATAGGGTAAACCGTTTACAAAATTTGACATGAAATTACATTAGAACCCGAAGACTCGAAAACGTTATAGTACACAATTGCTACATCAAGACTGTTTAGTGTTAAATACACTGTAAATAAACATATTACCGGCCACCTGAAGTAATATTTTAAAAGTAAAATAACAACCTGATGTAGTGATGATGTAGTGTTTTTAAGGCATTTTTGACACCTGAAACTTTTAAAAATTAGCAATTAGCCAGTTGGTAAGGTTTTCTGAAGTGTCTACATTGATCTTTTTTCTAAGCCTGTATCGATGTACTTCAACCCCTCTCACGCTTATACCCATTAACGGCGCAATCTCTTTTGAAGTAAGGTTCATCTTAAGGTAGGCGCAAAGTTTAAGGTCCCTGTTACTCAGTTTTGGATATTTACTAAGAAGATCCCTGAAGAAATCTTCGTGCAGTTCATTAAAATTTGTTTCAAAGACCTTCCACTCGTCGTCATTCTTAACCGCATTATTGATCTTATTCATAATGTGTTTAAGCCTGTACTGGTTTGAGAATTTGGTTTTGTCCTTATTCAGTTCCCCCTGTATTTGCATAAGCACTTCATTTTTCTTAGCGGCAATCATGGTGGTGTTCGCCAGTTCTTTCCGCTTCATATTTATTTCATTAATGAGCTGTTCCTTTTCGAGCTTATTCATTTTTTCTTCATGCTCCTTTTGGTACCTGATCTTAAGAAGACGGCGGTGCTGCTGAAGTTTCAGTTTATTTACATAATAGATAAGCACCACGAGCATCAGTAAAGAAAGCAGGTACAGGAATTTCATATAATCTTTTAAATACCAGGGCGGATCTACCACAAACCTGAATACGCTAAATACCGAAGCCTTCTGCTGGGAACCCACGGCCGTTAACCTGAGCTCGTACTCATCGTAAGGCAAATTTTGGAACTGCAGCTTTCCTTCCTGCACTTCTCCCCTCACGGGGGGCGTATTTGTGCCAAGCAGTTCATACTCCATACCCACAGCATCTGAAACCGGTAAACCTGCAAGAATGGTTATTTCTCTCGCATTTTTACTGGGAATATGCGGCGTTTCGCTAAGATCATAATAACCAGAACCATCATACATTTTTTGCACCATGGGGGAACTCAAGTATTCACGAGTCCTAAACTGCCTTAACTCCTTCAGGTTAAGCCGGGCAAAACCATCATGCAGGGTAATATAGTAAATGGAATCGTTGAGCTTGATGAGCCGCTCATTTTTCTTTACCGTTCGTTTATTCAGCATCCCTGCAGTCACCAGGATCTTATCCTCTTTAAAATCGGTAATGGTAAGTAGATTCTTATCGGAATCCATGAACCAGAAAAATTCACCATCCTGCCCCAGCAGCCTTTTACCCTCATACTCCTGCCACTCCTTCAATACTTCCAGATTTTGGGTAAAAGGATTATAATGATACCACTTCCCATTGGTAAAGGCCACGATCTGGTTGTTCACCCGGTAAAGTTCAGCCTCCTGACTGCCCCCAGCAGAACCGGCATTAACTTTTTTCACAGAAGTGATGCTGTCGCTTTCCGAAGCAAGTCCAATCCTGTAAATACCTTCATAAGCATCAGTTGCCCACAGGGTAGAAGGGTTCTCAACCAGCATCTGTTTTACAGGAAAATTAATCCCTTTAAGCCGACGCACTTCTCCGGTAGCCTCATTGTAAAGGTCTATACCGGTATAATTCCCGATGAGAAAGTTCCCCGGGCCATTCTTCAGGATCTGGAAACTTCCTGTGCGTTCATCAACCGGCACAAAACGATCATTTACAATTTTGAAGGTGCCATTATTATGGTTACTGTACATTACCCCATCCTCCACCTCAAGATTCCAGGAATGGCCTTCGGCCCCTTCCAAAAGCTTCATCTGATCATCGAAAAGCCTGAAAACGCCGGTATTACTGGCCAGGTAAAGGTCCTTACCATTAAAATTCAGATCGTAAACCGACCCTAATTCCCCACTTTCATCAGTAAAAAACCTGAAAGGAGAATATACATCAACCACATCTATACCATTGTCCAACCCCAGCCAAACCTTAGCCTTGTTCTGTGCCATGGCAAGTACAGTATTATTCTGAAGCCCATCCCACCGATTATAAGACGAGATTTTGCCGGAAGCCTGATCAAACTGAATTATGCCATTTTTAAGGGTTCCTATAACTATTTCAGTGGGAGAAAGCGACAAAACGTGATTGAGCTCATACTGTTGCAGCTCCTGCTGAAGCTTGTTGTTAACAAGCTTTCGCATGTTCATACCATCAAAAAGGCAAATCCCGTCACTTAAGCCAATCAACAGTTCGTCACCATGAACAATTAGTTCCCTCACAACTTCATTCCCAATCACTTCCTGATTGGGCAGAGGCTCCATTTCTCCCGATGCATTCAAATAAACAAGCCCTGACTCACCGGTTGCCACAACCAACCTGTCGTTAAAAACCTCCATCTGGTTGACATTGACCCTTTGAACCGGAACTATTTTATCGTTCTCATAACGATAAACGGCTCCAAAAGACCTGAAATAAATGGCATTTTTGTGAGCTATGATCTCCCAAAATTCTTCACTCTGCAGCTCATAATCTCCCAGGAGCGGAATGAGGGAGGTATAACACATCTCCCCTTTTGAATCCCTTTCCCAAAAACCAAATTCCCTGTAAGAACCTGTAAAAACTTTCCCTTCATGAGGAAGAACCGACCGGATTACCGAACCACTTGCCAGGGGAAATAACTCCCAGCGTTGGCCGTCAAAACAAAGCAGCCCCTGATTGTTTGCCGCATAGATTATCCCCTTTTCATCAAGAGCAATATCCCAGTTTTGACTGGCAGCTTTATAATTAAAGGAAGAATAATTATGTATAGGTGGGGAAAGCTGTTGTGCTGTAGTAAATGAAAAGAATAAAAGTATGGTTATCAACACATTAAAACGAAATATTTCCATAGCAAAAAAAGATTTGAGCAAGTAATGTGCAAGTGATTTTTACCGAATAAAGGTACGGTTTTTTTTCTTTTCACTGATTTCTTCAAGAAAACCTCGATGTGGAATTCCCATCAGTTATTCTGCAGTGGAATAAAAATAATGACTGGAAAAAATGGCTACGGAAAGCCGGAAGAAAAATTACTTTTTACGTTCAATGACGTAATTCACCATAAGCATTAAAGAATCTTTGTACGGGGAAGGAGGATATTCTTCGAGCACGGCGAGGGCTTCCTGTTGAAATGCCTGCATTCTGGATACGGCGTAGGTGAGTCCGCCATTGTTCTTTACAAATTCAATAATTTCCTTAACCCGTTTCCCATCTTTGTTATGATTCTTTACCGAATTTATAAGCCAGGACTTTTCACGGGCAGAAACTTTATTTAGCACATGGATTAGGGGCAGGGTCATTTTCTGCTCTTTAATATCGATTCCCGTGGGTTTGCCTATGCGTTCATTGCCATAGTCAAAAAGATCATCTTTAATCTGAAAAGCCATTCCTATAAGCTCACCAAACCGCCTCATTTTTTCCACCTCCTTAGAATCGGGTAGCACAGAGGCTGCTCCAAGGCTGCAGCAGGCCGCTATTAAAGTAGCGGTTTTTTGACGTATGATCTCGTAGTAGATATCTTCGGTAATATCGAGGCGACGGGCTTTTTCAATTTGCAGCAATTCGCCTTCACTCATTTCCCGCACAGCAACCGAAATGATCTTTAAAAGGTCAAAATCATTGTTGTCTATAGAAAGTAATAGTCCTTTGGAAAGCAGGTAATCCCCCACCAGAACGGCAATTTTATTTTTCCACAGGGCATTGATGGAAAAAAAACCGCGACGCCGGTTGGAATCGTCCACTACATCGTCGTGGACCAGTGTGGCAGTGTGGATCAACTCAATTACCGAAGCCCCTCTGTAGGTACGTTCGTTGACTTTTCCTTCAGCAACCATTTTGGCTACGAGAAAAACAAACATAGGGCGCATCTGTTTGCCCTTTCGGTTAACAATAAAGTGAGTGATCCTGTTTAGAAGCGCAACTTTTGAAGACATCGACTGAGTGAACTTTTTTTCAAAAAGTTCCATCTCCTTCTCTACCGGCAGCTTTATTTTAGAAATTACCTTCATAAAGGCTGCTAAGATAGTTAAAAGAATAATTTTTCAGCACCTTCCAAAAATGCCCTTTTTGGATGATTATGCGACAACTTCCTTTGATTTGTTTGCAAGCTGGCCACAGGCGGCATCAATGTCCTTTCCGCGGGAACGACGAACGGTACAGGTGATTCCGTTACGCTCCAGTTCCCTTACGTACATGTTGGTTGTTTCTTCGGGAGCCTGCTTGAAGTGATCGTCACCTATGGGATTGTATTCAATTAGATTTACCTTGCAGGGCACATATTTACAGAACCTCACCAGAGCATCAACATCTTTCCTGCTGTCGTTCACATCTTTCCACACCACATACTCATAGGTAATACGGCTTTTTGTTTTAGCATACCAGTATTCGAGCGCTTCCCTAAGATCATCAAGAGGAAAGGTGGCATTAAAAGGCATAATGGAGGTTCTCACTTCATCAATGGCGGAATGCAGGGAAACGGCAAGCTTAAATTTCACCTCCTCATCGGCCATTCTTTTTATCATTTTTGGCACCCCTGAAGTGGAAACGGTAATACGTTTTGGCGACATGCCCAATCCTTCGGGAGAGGTGATCTTCTCTATAGCTTTAAGCACATTATTATAGTTCATAAGAGGCTCTCCCATGCCCATAAAAACAATATTCGAAAGAGGCTTATCAAAATACAACCGACTCTCATTGTCTATAGCCACTACCTGGTCATAAATTTCATCGGGATTCAGGTTGCGCATGCGCTTCAGCTTGGCGGTAGCACAAAATTTACAATCCAGGCTACAGCCAACCTGTGAAGAGACACAGGCGGTGGTTCTCGAGGGAGTTGGAATCAAAACCGATTCTACCGTAAGGTCATCGTGTAACTTTACAGCGTTTTTAATAGTTCCATCACTGCTGCGCTGCATCTGGTCTACCCGAATGTGGTTGATCACAAAATTCTCATTCAGCATTTTACGGGTCTCTTTGGAGATATTGGTCATATCTTCAAAAGAATGTGCTCCTTTCCCCCAAAGCCACTCATAAACCTGAGTTCCGCGGAAGGATTTATCCCCCTGGGAAACAAAGAATTGCTGAAGTTGCTCTTTGGTCAAGGCCCGTATGTCTTTCTTCTTTTCTTTCACGCTGCAAAAGTACAAAGTTATTCAGGATTCAAGATTTAAAATTAAAGATCTTTTTCCACCTGAATCCCTGTAATTATTTATAGTATATGCGGTTATAAGCAATTAGTGATCCAAAAAAGCGAAGCACCAAATAATTTCAAGCACCAATTTCCAAATTCCACTGGAGTACTAAAATAAGCCGATATGAAACCGATTTGCCGGCGCAGGTAGGTTCAAGGAAAAAAGAAACCTCACAAGTTTTTAAAAACCTGCGAGGTTTGGTTATATTTCTTTAGAAGCAACTGCCCACTGAATACTGAGCACTGAACATTCTAAACTATAGGATCAACATAGCGTCTCCGTAAGTATAAAACTTATATTTCTCCTTCACAGCTTCAGCATAAGCCTTCTTCATGAAATCGTGCCCTGCAAATGCAGAAACCATCATCAATAAAGTAGATTTTGGCGTGTGGAAGTTGGTGATCATACAGTTTGCAATACTAAAATCGTATGGAGGGAAAATGAACTTATTGGTCCATCCTCTAAACTCATTCAGGGTCTTGTTTGAAGAAACCGAACTTTCCAAAGAACGCATTACCGTAGTTCCCACCGCACAAACCTTGCGCTTTTCAAGAATAGCCTTATTGATGGTATTCACGGCAGGGGTTTCAATATAGGCCTCTTCACTGTCCATTTTGTGCTTGGAAAGATCCTCAACTTCTACCGGACTAAATGTTCCCAGCCCCACGTGAAGGGTAACTTCAGCAAAGTCAATCCCTTTGATCTCCAGCCTCTTTAGCAAATGTTTTGAGAAGTGAAGCCCGGCAGTAGGGGCCGCCACAGCACCTTCCGTTTTTGCATA
This Salinimicrobium tongyeongense DNA region includes the following protein-coding sequences:
- a CDS encoding glucoamylase family protein; the protein is MKSLLKYFSLLNIVVLFLACSDDSGPGYQEPYIPDPGNGEEPVPQLTDEELLDLVQERTFNYFWDFAEPNSGMARERSQNDAYGGDAPHIVTTGGTGFGLASFPTAVERGWISEAEALSRLDKILSFLEEVPTYHGAFSHWYMGNTAKTRPFSNLDNGGDLVETAFLMQGLLINREYFDDAQIDERITTLWENVEWDWYTNGQNVLYWHWSPSYKFEIGLPVKGWNESLIVYVLAASSPTHPISAEVYTNGWASNGGIVTNRNHYGLNLPLGPSYGGPLFFSHYSFIGLDPRNLEDQYANYWQQNTSHTLINYEYAVRNPKNFEGYGENSWGLTASDNHQGYAAHSPTNDLGVITPTAALSSFPYTPEKSMAALRHFYEDLNDELWGEYGFYDAFSEEHNWFSNGYLAIDQGPIVAMIENYRTGLPWRLFMANEEIQAGLDKLGFTY
- a CDS encoding LamG-like jellyroll fold domain-containing protein, whose product is MKNLNIRIFGFLAFLFILAGCEREGIDPITRVEPGQDEGAPQVNIKYPQQGTVIKEASELSNITIDLEVEDDIEIQEIVVLVDGQEVETFTEFTDYRIALKKVTFEGLSMGEHTVTVRATDIEGKETVQTTTFSKEPPYTPVFENEIFYMAFDKSFMELIELEEPTQVGDPGFSDEAKEGTGSYEGAVDSYLTIPLAELEDEFTLAFWYKMDPATERAGILTATDDSDRNQGFRLFREPAGTDAQVVKLNVGTGESDIWNDGGTLSTVEPEWTHISVTVSPTGTAIYFNGVLVRATTLDNVAIDWTGVENLVIGSGLNFDGWGHNSDTSLIDELRIFDEAMTAEEVSLMVNPPSEDISLYLPFDGNYNEQVSGRSINVVGSPKFTQDAKEGSDAYLGADGAYLTFPSQNLLDEEFSATFWYKVNASPDRAGIISISAVNPEGANKNNLTKGFQLFREASGDSQRIKASVGTGNGNSWNDGGLIDPAAGEWVHIGFVITENKSRIYINGDLATEAPVTGGVDWTGADLVSVMSGAPRFVEWNHLSDQSAIDDLRFYRVALTEEEIEADMNN
- a CDS encoding RagB/SusD family nutrient uptake outer membrane protein, whose translation is MKTSKNILIHLSVLVLALAVSSCSDKLDTQEGQLNTGDIDYTDASQMIDPLIGAYYEISSLGWEEPLLLGVRGDDVNSGGLGDQPLYTETDLFNYDKDFWMYNQVWNSHYNDIINMNTAILQIENFMEYANETDFARGEQYIAEIKVIRAWLHFNLARNWEDIFIITSNQPEAELEQGVATKDQVMQFISSEMEEVIPLLPDARPNQRTDLPGGITRYTAYAMKALAEQELQNYQAVAEATGAIINSGLFSLYPDFYQLFKKPGELSNESLLELQYSDYGSESGEAFYHLYAPFGPQNWDPARENAEAGWGFYEPSNKFIGFMIDRNETVRLETSVLFTPEGIAELQAEGYTIPSFVSNVTPSDDVINNYVRADFASGKHYLPSVQLTDGRNNYGAGKNFIVIRYAEILLMYAEAVTRGASATAIPADEAVNLVRERADMPALSGVTTEQVLDEKFAELAMEWGIRYYDMIRLDKYQELSYDGRTFTAADEYLPYPQAQVDALPLEATNVDTNTALNDVLSTLNR
- a CDS encoding SusC/RagA family TonB-linked outer membrane protein, translating into MKIKLLLTFLALLFCGIGFAQQPKTITGTIVGPDGMPLPGAEVKVIGKNIFDITDFDGNFALEGVVEGDTFRITFLGFKPQELPVVGANDYQITLEEDAAALDEVVVVGYGTQRKADLTGSIVTVESEEIEKTPTSNVMQSLQGKVAGVQITSVGSPGNSPNVRVRGLGTYTSGTNVLYVVDGALYDNIDFLSTKDIKSINVLKDASSSAIYGVRAANGVIIVETKSGRINQKPQFEYDGYTGVQRAQDVVKMANAEQFTTMVYESGSQADIQFVLNAMQRFGRSRVNPNVPDVNTDWYDEILREGLIQSHSIGVSGGGDNVTYSVGANYFAQEGILDMKNEYERFNIRSKMDVDITDRFKTSVNMVFSNATQFQPDNAAWFNAYFAVPILPVFDPLNTAASPVRYANAQLLGYRNTQNPLPITRFNEDRLKIRKLLATMDFQYEIIEDKLDLKTTYSHNFSALEERYVNLPYTLGNNYEVQSSIKRENNTFSNQYWDNVLTYKDQIGDHRFTAMVGTSFRDEASNEFEATGERIRGIGLESSWYLNFADPESFNNNVEEIGKRYYGMSYFGRVSYSFMDRYLLYGTYRADGSSKFTLDPWGYFPSVGLGWVISEENFMDNVGVIDFLKLRAAWGKLGNDNVAASAGSNTIDVVSAPFGDNPRTGIVSTSVFSNNTWEVIEELNFGVDLEVLENRLSLTADYYIRDTENAILPVYIPIVDKSIERNSGVIRNQGLEFSGNYFGEIGEDFEFSIGANFTTLKNEATQIEDERGYIDSGSAEFRQRTIEGGPLFGFYGYERVGVYQNQAQIDADPIAVNNNLVPGDLIYRDQNNDGMITDEDRVVLGSFLPDFTYGGNISMNYKAFDFSMSFYGQAGNKILNRRRGEIIFTNDTNMDADLAINRWHGEGTSNIYPSAAGMRKAWNQRLSDFWVEDGDFFRIQTMQLGYTVEQEDFPWMRVYVTAERPFSFFDYNGFTPEVPDGVDRQTYPVPSIYTVGINVKF